TTCAGGGCAAAGTGGCCGGTGTGGCCATCACCTCGAGCGGTGGCGCGCCCGGCGCGGGCAACACCATCCGCATCCGCGGCAACTCGTCGCTCAACGCCAACAGCGACCCGCTGTATGTAATTGACGGCGTGCCCGTTGACAAGGCCACCATCAGTGGCACTTCCAACCCGCTTTCGCTCATTAACCCCAGCGACATCGAAACCTTCACCGTGCTGAAGGATGCTTCGGCCACGGCCATCTACGGCAACCGGGCCGCGGGCGGCGTTATCCTCATCACCACCAAGCGGGGCCTGCAAGGCGACAAGCTGCGCGTGGAGCTGAACTCGCAGGTGGGCGTGTCAACGGTGGCCAAGCGCTACGAAACGCTGTCAACCGACGAGTTCCGCCGCCTGATTCAGGCCAACGGCTCGGCTTCGCAGATTGCCTCGCTGGGCTCGGCCAACACCGACTGGCAGAAAGAGATTTTCCGCACCGCCGCCACCTACGACAACACCGTGAGCCTGATTGGCAACGTGGCCAAGGTGCCCTTCCGCGTGTCGTACGGCAACCTCTACCAGGAAGGCATCGTCATCACCAACAGCCTGAAGCGTAACTCGGGCTCGGTAAGCCTGACCCCCACCCTGCTCGACAACCACCTGCGCATCGACCTGAACGCCAAAGGCTCCATCGTCGACAACCGCTTCGTTGACTATGGCACCGTGGCCGGCGCCGCGCTCTACGACCCCACCCAGCCGGTGCGGTCGACCGAAGCCCGCTTTGCGCGATACGGTGGCTACAACCAGTTCACCAACTCGGTGGGCCAGCCGCTGGGCAACGCTCCCGGCAACCCGGTGGCCGCCCTCCAAAACTCGAACAACACCAGCACGGCCAAGCGCTTCATCGGCAACGTGCAGCTGGACTACAAAGTGCACGGCATCGACGGCCTGCGCGCCAACCTGAACCTAGGCATGGACGCTTCGCGCGGCCGCGGCAGCAACGTCATCCAACCCACCGACTTCGGCAACTACAACACCCTCACGGCCGACCCCAACCTGAACGGGCGCTACACGCAGTACTCGCAGGACAAGGACATGAAGCTGCTCGAAGCGTACCTGGCCTACGGCAAGCAGTTGGGCGGCACGAAGATTGACGTGCAGGTGGGCCACGCCTACCAGTCGTTTGTGGACCAGGGCCCCAACTTCCTGGATTACCGCTTCGACCGCAAAACCAAGGTAAACAAAACCGACACCCTGTTGCTGCCGGCTTATTACAACAAGTACGTGCTGCTTTCCTACTTCGGCCGCGCCACGGTGAACGTGCAGGACAAGTACCTGCTGACGGCCACCCTGCGCAACGACAACACGTCGCGCTTCCGCGAGGGCTACCGCAGCGGCTGGTTCCCGGCCCTGGGCCTGGCCTGGCGCGTGAAAAACGAAGCTTTCCTGAAGGACAACACGGTGATTTCGGAACTGAAGCTGCGCGCCGGCTACGGCCGCACCGGCCAGCAGGACGTGGGCGGTGCCTACGACACGCAGCCCCGCTACGTGGTGACCGGCTCGACGACTTCCTACCCGCTGGGCGGCAATCCGGGCGTGATTGTTCCTACGTATAGCGTACAGGGATACAACGCCACACTGACCTTCGAGAAAACCAACACCCTGAACGCCGGTCTGGACCTGGGCTTCTTCGACAACCGCTTCACGGCCACCGTGGACGTGTACGAGCGCAAAGCCACCGACCTGCTGGCGCTGGTGAACTTCTCGGCCGGTTCGAACTTTACCAACCAGTTGAACAAAAACATTGGCTCGATGACCAACCGGGGTATCGAACTTGGCTTAAATTACGACGTGTTGCGGGGCGAAAACCTGAACTGGAGCGTGAACCTGAACGGGGCGTACAATGTTAACAAAATCACCGCCTTGGACCAGCAGCCGGAGGGCATTTCGCCCTACAAAGTTGGTGGCATCGGGGTGGCACTGGCAACACCATTCAAATCAACGCTGTGGGACAGCCTTTCAACACCTTCTTTGTAGCGCAGCAGGTGTACGGCCCGGACGGCCGCCCGGTGGAAGGCCTTTATGTTGACCGCAATGGCGACGGCGTTATCAACGACCAGGACTACGTGTACTACAAGCGTCCGTACCCGCTCGTGACGCTGGGCTTCAGCTCCAATTTGACCTACAAGAAGCTGGCGCTGGCCTTCACGCTGCGCAGCAACCTCGGCAACTACGTGTATAACTCCAACGCTGCCAACTACGGCACTTACGCCAACGCCCAGGGTTCGACGAACTTCGTGAATAACCTGAGCCCCGACGTGCTGAACACGGGCTTCACCCGCCAGCAGGTGTTCTCGGATTACTACGTACAAAACGCTTCGTTCCTGCGCTGCGACAACATCTCGCTGGGCTACAACGTGGGCAAGGTGCTCGGCGCCTCCACGCTGCGCATCACCGGCAACGTGCAGAATGCGTTCGTGGTAACCAAATACAAGGGCCTGGACCCCGAAGTACTGAACGCGGCATCGCCCACCTCGGGCGCCACGTTTGGCATCGACTCTAACTTTTACCCGCGTGCCCGCACCTACACCCTGGGCCTTGCTCTCGGCTTTTAATTCCCACCGCATATGAAAAAATCATTATACCGGGGGCTGACGGCCCTCACCCTGAGCACCGCTCTGGCCGGCCTGAACACGTCCTGCACCAAGGACCTGGACCAGACGCCCAAGTATGAGCTCACGCCCGACAAAGTGTACGTGAGCCTGCCCGCCTACAAGCAGGTGCTGGCCAAGCTCTACGGCGGCTTCGCCCTGACCGGTCCTTCGGGCCCGGGCTCGGGCGACATCGTGGGCATTGACGCTGGTACGTCGGACTACATCCGCCAGTACTGGAGCGCGCAGGAGTTGACCACCGACGAGGCCGTGATTGCCTGGAATGACCCGGGCGTGCAGGAGTGGCACCGCATGAACTGGGATGCCACCGACCCCCTCACCCGCGGCCTCTACAACCGGATGTACTACGAAATTGCCATTTGCAACGAGTTCATCCGCGAAGCATCCGACGACAACCTCAGCAGCCGCTTGGGCAGCGGCGACCAGGGCGAAGCCAAGCGCTACCGCGCCGAGGCCCGCTTCCTGCGCGCCGTGGCTTACCTGCACGTTATCGACCTGTTCGGCAACGGTCCCTTTGTGACGGAGAAAGACGCCATCGGCGGCCCGCTGCCGAGCTACGCTACCCGCCAGCAGCTGTACAGCTACGTGGAAAGCGAGCTGCAGGCCCTGACCACCGAGCTGGCCCCGGCCCGCACCAACGAGTACGGCCGCGTAGACCAAGCTGCCGCTTATGGCATGCTGGCGCGTTTGTACCTGAACGCGGGCGTTTACACCGGTACCCCACAGTACGCCAAAGCCGCCGAGGCTGCCAAAAAAGTGGTGGACTCCGGCTTCAGCCTGAGCACGACTGCCTCCGGGCGCGTGTCGTCGGCTTACGGCCGCCTGTTCCTGGCCGACAACAACCTGGCCCCGGCCAAGGATGAAATCATCTGGCCCGTTATTTTCGACGTGAACAGCGTGCAGAGCTACGGTGGCACCACCTTCCTGGTGAACGGCGCCACTAGCGGCGCCGACGCCACCTGGCAGCGCCTGGTGGGCCAGTCCACCGGCTGGGGCGGCCTCCGCACCACCAGTGCCCTCGTCGACAAGTTCTTCCTGGCAGGTGGCGACACCGCCAAGGACCGTCGGGGTCGTTTCTACACCACCGGCCAGACGCTGGCCATCAACGACCTGAGCCAGTTCACCCAAGGCTTGGGCGTGCTGAAATTCCGCAACATCAACTCGGCCGGTGCTCCCCAGGGCGCTTCGCTCAACTTCTCGAGCGTGGACTTCCCGATGCTGCGCCTGGCCGACATGATGCTGATTTACGCCGAAGCCGCCACCCGCGGCAACGCCGACCGCAGCATTGCCCTCGGCTACGTGAACCAGCTGCGCCGCCGCGCTTTCGGCCTGCCGATTGCTACGCCCAGCGCCGTGGCCGACATCACCGATGCCCAGATGACCAGCGCCTTCATCCTCGATGAGCGCGCCCGTGAGCTGCACTGGGAAGGCACGCGCCGCTCCGACCTCATCCGCTACAACCAGTTTGTGGAAGGCACCTACCTGTGGCCCTGGAAGGGAGGCGTAGCCAACGGCCAGTCGGTGAATGCCAAATACAATTTGTTCCCGCTGCCGGCCTCGGACCTGGCGGCCAACCCCAACCTGAAGCAAAACACGGGCTACTAGCCTGCGCCTGGGAGAAGCCGCCCTGCGGCAGCTTCTCCCACGGGCTGCTTTCATTTCCTAACCGACGCGCACCGCTGCTCCCGGTGGCACGCCTTCGCAAACTGCGAAGCCCGATTCCGGAGTACGTACCGTTTCTGTTTTCTCTTTTAACATTCCCTATAACCATGAAAAATTGGCTTACCCAAGCAGCCGTCGGCTTGTTTGCCGTAGCTGCGCTGGCATCTTGCTCGAAGGACGAGAACAAGGTTACCGTGGCGCCTTCGGCAACGAGCACGCTCACGGCTTCCGCCAACTCGGCGGTGCTGACCCAGGCAAACGCGGCCCAGACGGCCATCACGTTTAACTGGACGCCGGTGACTTTCGCACTCAGTGGCACCGACTACAAAAAGGCCCCGGCGGTGACTTACGAACTGCAGGTGGCAAAGTCCGCCGACGGCTTCGGCTATCCGGGCATCATCAGCGTGACCGGTACAGGCACGTCGAAAGCCGTTACGGTTCAGGACCTGAATACGGCCCTTACTTTCCTAAACGTGACGCCTGGCGTGGCTACGCCGGTATTCGTGCGCTTGGCCGCTGGTGTAGGCACCGACCGCCACAGCTTCGTTTCGAACGCCGTGCCCCTTACGGTTACGGGCTATAAAGTGTGCCTGCCCCCGAACTCGGACGTGTGGTCCATCATCGGCCCCGCCGGTGTGGACTGGAACACCGACGTGCCGCTGGTGTACAACTGCGACACGAAAACCTATGACCTGACCCGCAACCTGAACGCCGGCGAGTTTAAGTTCCGCAAGAACAGCGACTGGGGCGTGAACTACGGCGGCAACTCGCCCACCGGCGGCGCGCTGGTAGCCAACGGCTCGAACATTGCCGTGGCCACGCCCGGTCTGTACACCATCAAGTTCAACCTGGCCACCCTGACTTATACCGTAACCCGCTAAACCGGATTACACGGCCGCGCTACCTGCCTCTGGCGGTAGCCAAACAACCAAAGAGGCAGCCCGCAAGGCTGCCTCTTTTTTGCCCTTGCCGGCCCACTTTCCGGGCTGCTTGCTACTTTCGCTACTTCTTCACCACTCCCTCCCGCATGATACTTATTGCCGACGGCGGTTCCACCAAATGCAGCTGGTGCCAGCTCGACGACGCGCACAACCGCGTTTACTTCAATACCGAAGGGTACAACCCCGACTTTATCGACACGGCCGGCATTGTGGCCTCGCTGAACCAGCATCTGCCCGATACGCTGCCGCGCGACCAAGTGCGCGACGTGTATTTCTACGGCGCCGGGGTGTCGTCGGCCCAAAAGGCCGAAGTCATTGCCGGGGCCCTGCGCCAGCTCTTCCCCAACACCAAGGCCCACGTGACCGAGGACCTGCTGGCCGCCGCCCGAGCGCTGCTGGGCCGCAAGCCCGGCTTTGCCGCCATCTTGGGCACGGGCACCAACTCCTGCCTCTACGACGGCGAAAAAATCACCTACAACGTGGATTCGCTGGGCTATTTCCTGGGCGATGAGGGGTCGGGGTCGTTTTTTGGCAAGCGGCTGCTGCGTGACTATTTGCGCGGCCTGCTGCCCGACGGCCTGCAGGAAGCCCTGAAAGAGGAGTACAAGCTGGGCACGCGCAACGAAATCCTTGACCGCCTCTACAACCAGCCGTTGCCCAACCGTTACCTGGCCAGCTTCGCCAAGTTTGCCTACGACCACAACAACGTGAGCTACTGCCGCGACATCGTGCTCGAAGGCTTCGAAACGTTCTTCCAAAACCTGGTGCTGCACTACCCGCGCTATCAGGAGTACAGCTTCAACTGCGTGGGCTCGGTGGGCTACAATTTCCGCGACGTACTGACGCAGGTGGCCAAAAACCACGGCATGGAAGTGGGCAAAATCATCCGCTCCCCTATCGATGACCTAGTGGCCTACCACGAAGAGGACTTATAGGCTGAGCTCCTGGGCAACTGCTATTGCCAATGAACCTACTGCAAACAAAAAGGCCGCTTCCAACTGGAAGCGGCCTTTTTGTTTGCATGAAAACGTTCTTAGTGCTGCACCACCAGTCGGATGGTCTGGCTGAGCTGCGGCGTGGTGAGGCGCACGAGATACACGCCCTCGGCCAGCCCTTGCACGGGCAGGCTCACGCTGTGCGGGCCGGCGGCTTGCGGCGCGGCCGTGCTCACGGTGCGCACGGTGGCGCCCAGCAGGTTTTGCACAGTCATCGTGACGGCGGCCGGCGTGGGCAGCTCGTACTGCAGCAGCGCGGTGCTGGCGGTGGGGTTGGGCGAAGCCGTGAGGCGTAGCACCGCGGCGGCCGCCTGCGTGCGCGTGGGCAGCAACGTGGCCTTTTTGATGCGGCGCGAGGTGTACACGGCGTAGGCGCCGGGCTGCAGCGTAATCAGGGCGTTGGGATTCGTGACGGTGATGCTGTCGCCGCTGAGGTAGTTATACCACTTACCGGTGGTCTGGAAGGCCGGGTCGATGGTGGTGGCGGTCACGTCGAAGTTGCCGATGATGGTCACCTTCGTGTTGGCGTCGCTCAGGTGAATGGACTTGGCCGCGCCGGCCAGCGACTGCGTGTAGGTGGTGGGGTTTTCAAACACCGGCTCCTTTTTCTTGAGCGCGATGAGGGCCCGGTACACCTCGTAGAGCTGGCGGCGGTTCGCGTTCTGGTAGTAGTTCCACAGGATGGGCTTGTTGCCCACGCGGCCGTTCTGGTCGATGCTGATGTCGTAGCCCAGCTCGCCAAACTGCCAAATCATCTTCGGGCCGGGCACGGTGAGGAAGAAGGCCGCGGCGGCTTCGGTGCGGGCCAGGGCGGTGTTCAGGTCGCGCACGTTGTGGGCGGGGTTGGCCTGGTTGCCATAGGTAATGTTCTTGAACATGAGCCGCTCTTCGTCGTGGCTTTCCATGTACGTCACCAGGTTCGGGCTGGCAAAGTTGCGGGTGCCGTAGTACCCGCCGCTGAAGTTCGAGGTGCTGACGTAACCCATCGTGGCTTCGTTGTAGTTGTAGTTCATGTTGCCCCACAGCATCATGCCGTAGTCGGCCAGAACCCGCTCTTCGGAGTTGTCGGCGAAGTGCTCCAGAATGCAGTACACGTTGCTGTCCACGACCTTCATGGCGTCGTAGTAGTCCTTCCAGATGTTGATGCGCGACTGGTCGTAAGCGCCCCAGGCCCCCACGTTGGTGGGGTTGTTCACCTGCGTGAAGCCCTTGCTCAGGTCGAAACGGTAGCCGTCGACGCGGTATTCCTGCAGCCAGAACGCCATCACCTGCTTCGAGAAGTACTTGGTAAACGCGCTTTCGTGGTTGAAGTCGTAGCCCACGTTGAAGGGGTGCGTGGGGTCCTGGTTGAACCACGGACTGTTGGCGGCGGGCTTGCCGGTGGCGTTGTCGAAATACATCTGCACCATCGGCGACTGGCCGAAGGAGTGGTTGAGCACCATGTCGAGCACCACGGCCATGCCGCGGCGGTGGCACTCGTCGATGAGGCGCTTCAGGTCATTTTTGGTGCCGTAGTACTTATCGGGCGCGAAGTAGAACGACGGGTTGTAGCCCCAGCTCTCGTTGCCCTCAAACTCATTGATGGGCATCAGCTCGATGGCGTTCACGCCCAGGCGGCTCAGGTAATTGAGCGTGTCGCGCAGGGTCTGGTAGTCGTGGCGGGCCACAAAATCGCGCAGGTGCAATTCATAAATCACCAAATCGGCGCGGCTGGGGCGCTGGTAATTGGTCGTCGTCCAAACGTACGGCGCCTGGTTGGTTTGCAGCACCGACACGTTCCCGGTGGTCGCGCCCGTGGGGTAGGGCTTCAGGTTGGGGTAGGTCACGCTTGGGATGAACCGGTCGTCGTTCGGGTTCAGGATTTTCTCGCAGTACGGGTCGGCCACGCGCAGTTCGCCATCTACCAAATACTGGTAGGCGTACTCCACGCCCGGCGTCAGGCCGTTGATTTGCACCCACCAGCGGTTGCCATCTGGCGTGCGGTTCATGAAGGCCGAGTTGGGCGTCTGCCAGTTGTTGAACTCGCCGATGGCGTACACAAACTGCTTGTTCGGCGCCGTCAGGTTCAGAATCACCGACGTGCCGCCGTTGAGGTAGGTAATGCCGTCCTTGGCACCGGCGGGCAGGGCCGCCGTCACCACCGTGGGGCGCACCACAAACACCAGCGAATCGACGGCCTGCGACGTGCCGCTCACCGCCGTAAAACGCACCACGCTGCGGCCCGTCTGAGAAATGGTAATGTTAGACGTCAGCGTGGTGGCGTTGGTTTGCTGAGCCACTTGGGTGCCGTTGAGGGTAAAAGCCAGGTTTGCCGAGGCCGAGGCGGCGCCGGTCACACTCACCTGCGTGTTCTGGTTCACAAACAGTGGGTTGCCGTTGGTACCCGGCGCGGGGCTGGTGATGCGGGCCGTGAGCGCCGCTTGGGCGGCATCCACAAAAATGTCGCCGCCGCCCGCCGCCCGGCCCACCACGGTGCCGTCGGCATTTTTGAAAATCATGCCCAGGCGCAGCAGGGTTTCGCCGGCCGGAATGGGGTAATAGGTGCGCGGCGTGAAGGTGATGCGGTAAATGTTGGGGTTGCTGGCGTCGCGCGTCATCAGCGCGGTGGGGTCGGCCTGGTTGAAGGTGGTGCTGTGCACGTTGCGCCAGTTGGTGTTGCTGGTGCTCAGGTTGGTCACGGTGCCGGTCCAGATGTAGACGTTGCCGGTGAAGTTGGCCAGCGCGCCGTTGCCCTGGGTAGCGTCGAAGGTGATGGTCACGGGCGTGGTGTCGGTGAAAAACACCGGCGACGTGGTGACCACCTGCGCCTGAGCCGTCCAGGCCAACAGGCTGCACAGCAGCATGGTAATGCGGGTAAATGTTTGCATTGGGGAATTTTTGGTGGGATGGATGAAGGAACAACAAGGCCCCGCGTAAGGCCGTGTGCAAACGATAGCGCAAGATACAGCTTCTGGCCTCTTCGTGGTGCAAAACCGCCTACCTTTGCGGCTGATTCTTGCCCGCATGACGTTTATTGCCTGCCCATTTGTTCCCGTACGACGTTGGCTGTTGGTGGGGCTGTGGGCCGTGGGCGGACAGGCCCTGGCGCCCGCCGCCGCCGCGCAGAATCCCGCCCGCGCCGATAGCACCGTGCTACTCGCACCGCAAACAGCTGCATCGGCGTCACCCGATTCGTTGGCGATGCGCCGGCGCCGCCTGCGCCTGCTAGTAGGCGGCTCGGCCGTGGGCTACGGCGTCATCTACACGGGCCTCACCACGGCCTGGTACACCGGCGAGCGGGTGCCGCTGCACTGGTTCAACGACCTGCCCGAGTGGCAGCAGCTCGATAAGTGCGGGCACTTTTGGGGCGCCTTTCAGGAAAGCCGCGGCGCCGTCGACATGCTGCGCTGGGCCGGCCTGAGCGAGAGAAAAGCCATTTGGTACGGCTCCTTTGTGGGGTTTGCCATCCAGAGCCCGCTGGAAATTCTGGACGGGCGCGACCCGGAGTACGGCGCGTCGGCCACCGATTTGGCCGCTAATTTCCTGGGCTCGGCGGGCCTGCTGGCCCAGCAGCTGGCCTGGCACGACATCCGCATCATGCCCAAATGGTCGTTTCACCTCACCGGCTACGCCCAGCGCCGCCCCAACGTGCTGGGCAGCAACGTGCCCGAGCGTTGGCTCAAAGACTACAACGGCCAGACGTATTGGCTCTGCACCGACGTAGGCGCTTTTTTGAAGCCCGGCAACCGCTGGCCGCGCTGGCTGCAGCCCGCCCTGGGCTACGGCGGCGAAGACATGGTGTATAACGACGACGCCACCAACGCCGCCGCCGGCCTGCGCCCCTACCGCCAGTTTTACTTGTCGCTCGACGTGGACCTGCGGCGCATCCCCACCCGAAGCGTGGTGCTCAAGCGGGTGTTTTACGCCCTGAGCATTTTCCACCTGCCGGCCCCGGCCCTGGAATACAACCCACGCAACGGTTTCGGCTTTCACGCGCTCTACTTATAGGCCCGAGCCGGCTAAAATCCGTTAGTAAAACCCGAGCGGCCCCCGTTGCCCGTACTTTTGACGAACTCACCTGCCCCGGGCGGCCGTTCTTCACACCGAAAAGCTGACCTCGGAGCGGGCAAATTAGAACTGTTATGAACGTAGGAGATAGAGTCCGGCTGCTGACCGGCACCGAAGAAGGAATCGTTACCCGCCTGCTCGACAGCGAGCTGGTGGAAGTGGCCATCGACAACGATTTTACCATTCCCGTGCTGCGGCGCGAAGTGGTGGTGGTGGCCCAGGAAGAAGGCAAGAATTTCGACCGCGCCGCCCCCGACCTGGGCCCCGGCCAAGTGCCCGGCCGCAACGCCAACGCCAGCAAAAAAGACAAAAGCAAGCGCCCCGGCCAGCCCGCGGCCGCATCCCGGCCAGTCCAGCCTTCGCTGCAGGAAGCCCTGGCCGCGGCGGCTTCAAGCGGCGCCGGCATCGCCAAGCCAGCCGGCATTGTGTCCGGCGCGACCGGCGCCAAGCAGCCAGCGGCCGCCAAAGGCTTATTTCTGGCCCTGGTGCACCAGTCGCCCGAGCTGCTGGCCGTCACGCTCATCAACAACACCGAGGCCGACGTGCTGTACACTTATGGCGAAGAAACCAGCGCCCGCCCCTACCGCGCCCTGGCCGCCGACAAACTGGGCCCCAAAGCCAGCAGCAAGCCCCTCTCCTTTCTGCATCTGAAGGATTTTGAAACCTGGCCGGCCGTGGTGTTTCAGCTGCTGCCCACCAGGCTCAACGGCGACGCTGCCTACGAGCTGCTCACCAAGCGCCAAGCCTTCAAAGCCAGCACTTTCTACAGCAGCCAGAAACCGGCGCCGGTAATTGGCAAGGAGGCCTACCTCTTCCAGCTCGACGAGAAAGCCGCCGCCTCCATCGCGCCCGAGCAGCTGGCTCAGGAGGCCCCGGCCCCGGCCCCGGCGCCCGCCCCCGCCACGCCGGCCGGCGTGGATGCCGCCGCGCTCAAAGCCCAGCTCAGTGGCGATGCACCGGCCAAGCCGGCAGCCGTGGTAGCGGCCGCTGCGCCCGCGCCTGCCGCGCCGGTCGTAGCCCCGCCCCATGAGTTCGACCTGCACCTCGAAGCCTTGCGACCCGACAACAAGGAAGAGCTGAGCAACACCGCCATTCTGCGCCTGCAGCTCGATGCGTTTGAAGACGCGCTGAGCCGCGCGCTGGCCACCAACATGCACGAAATCGTGTTCATCCACGGCATGGGCAACGGCGTGCTGCGCAAGGAAATCCACCGCCAGCTGAGCCGCAACAAGGACATCAAGTTCTTCGAAGACGCTCGCAAAGAGAAATTCGGCTTCGGTGCCACGCTGGTGCGCTTGAAGTAGCACTTCGGGCTTCTCGCCGGACAATAAGAACGTCATGCAGAGCGCCAGCGAAGCATCTCGCGCGCAAGAGTAGATAATTACTTCTGCACGCAAGATGCTTCGCTGGCGCTCTGCATGACGTTCTAATTTCTTTCAAATCCCTTTCCTACCATGTACGACCTCATTGGCGATATCCACGGCCACGCGGCCGAGCTGCATCGGCTGCTGAAAAAACTGGAATACGCTCCCGATGCGCAGGGCATTTATCGGCATGCGGCGGGACGCCAGGTCATTTTTTTGGGCGATTTCATTGACCGCGGGCCGGCCATCCGGGAGACCCTGCAGGTGGTGCGCGGCATGGTGGACGGCGGCGCGGCCCTGGCTGTGATGGGCAACCACGAATACAACGCCCTCGCGTTTTGGGAATTTGACCCCGGCGGAGGGCACCTGCGGCCCCACTGGCCCAACCACATTCTGCAGCACATGGAAACCATCAAGGAGTTCAGCAGCAAGGAGCGGTTTGCGGAGTGGCGCGAGTTTCTGGCGTGGTTTCGCACGCTGCCGCTGTTTCTGGAACTGCCGGGCCTGCGCGTGGTGCACGCCTGCTGGGATGTCCGCTACATTGCCTACCTGCGCGAGCAGCTGCCCGACGCGCGGCTGACGGAAGACTTTCTGCTGCGGGCCAGCCGCGTGGGCTCCGACGAGTTTGCGGCCATCGAAGTGACTCTGAAAGGCCACGAGACGCTATTGCCCAACGGCCACCATTTCTTCGACAAAGACGGCCACCGCCGCACCCGCGTGCGCACCGCGTGGTGGCGCGACCCGGCCGCCTCCACCTACCGCAGCTACTTCCTCGAAGCCATTGAGGCGCTGGCCGACCAGCCCGTGGACGTGGCCGCCCTGCCTAACTCCAGCTACTATCAGGACGAAACGCCGGTGTTTTTCGGCCATTACTGGCTCAGCGGCGAGCCCCAGCTGCTCACGCCGCATTCGGTCTGCCTCGACTACAGCGTGGCTAAGGGCGGCGAGCTGGTGGCCTACCGCTGGCACGGCGAGCAGGTGCTGACGCCCACCGGCCTGGTGCGGGCCTGAAATCGGCCATTTGGCGGGGATAAAAGCAACGGAGCCCGGCTTGTGGCGTTCTTTTGTGCTTTCGTCAACAGCCCCTGCTCCGCAACATGCGTTTCCTTTACCTGCTGCTCCTTTCTCTGCCGGCCCTGGCCCAGCCCACGCTCCCCGTGCCGCGCAACCTGCAGGCCACCTTCGCCAAAGGCACCCGCGCCGAAAGCGGCCAGCCCGGCCCCAACTACTGGCAAAACACTGCCGACTACGACCTCAACACCACCTTCGACCCCACTATGCGCCGCGTATCGGGCACCGTTGACATCAAATACCAAAACAACAGCCCCGATTCGCTGCGGCAGGTCTGGTTCAAGCTCTACCCCAACATCTACCAGAAAGGCGCACCTCGCAGTCGCATTTTCTCGGCGGCCGACGTGGGCGAGGGAATGAAAATCACCTCCCTCACCATCAACGGCGAGGTGTTCAACGTCGCGAAGCTGGCCATCGACGCTACCAATATGGCCGTGCCGCTGCGCCGGGCCATTGGCGCGCGGCAAACGGCCACGGTGAAGGCGACTTATTCTTACGTGCTCAACAAGGGCTCGCACCAGCGCACCGGCGAGGTGGAGCCGGGCGCCGACTTTGTGGCCTATTTCTTCCCGCGCATCGCCGTGTACGACGACATCGACGGCTGGAACCGCGTGCCCTACACCGGCGACCAGGAGTTTTACAACGACTTCTGCAATTTCAAAGCCGCCATCACGGTGCCCAAGAACTTCGTGGTGTGGGCCACCGGCGACCTGAAAAACGCCGACCAGGTACTCACCAAAAAGTACGCCCAGCGCCTGCGCGATGCGGAGCAGAAAGACGCCGTGGCCTTCGTTATCTCGGCCGAAGATGCCCAGCGCCGCGACATCACCGCCCAGAACCCGCAGAACACCTGGCGCTTCGAGGCCCGCAACGTGACGGACTTCGTGTTTGCTACCGCCGACCATTACGTGTGGCGCTCTACCAGCTTGGTGGTGGACCCCGCTACCAAGCGTCGCACCCGCGTTGATGCCGTGTATAACCCCAAGCACAAGGACTACGAGGAGGTCATCGACTTCAGTCGCAAAACGGTGGAGGCCATGAGCTACACCTTCCCGAAGTGGCCCTTCCCCTACGCGCACGAAACGGTGTTCGATGGTCTC
This DNA window, taken from Hymenobacter sp. 5317J-9, encodes the following:
- a CDS encoding M1 family metallopeptidase — translated: MRFLYLLLLSLPALAQPTLPVPRNLQATFAKGTRAESGQPGPNYWQNTADYDLNTTFDPTMRRVSGTVDIKYQNNSPDSLRQVWFKLYPNIYQKGAPRSRIFSAADVGEGMKITSLTINGEVFNVAKLAIDATNMAVPLRRAIGARQTATVKATYSYVLNKGSHQRTGEVEPGADFVAYFFPRIAVYDDIDGWNRVPYTGDQEFYNDFCNFKAAITVPKNFVVWATGDLKNADQVLTKKYAQRLRDAEQKDAVAFVISAEDAQRRDITAQNPQNTWRFEARNVTDFVFATADHYVWRSTSLVVDPATKRRTRVDAVYNPKHKDYEEVIDFSRKTVEAMSYTFPKWPFPYAHETVFDGLDQMEYPMMVNDNPTETREDAITLTDHEIFHTMFPFYMGINETKYGWMDEGWATIGEWLISSLIDPKLDDDYGVARYASSAATENDAPVVTLSTQQTGMPFFLNSYPKPGMGYLYVKDLLGDELFTQALHTYIRQWNGKHPMPYDFFNSMNAGAGRNLNWFWQRWFFDAGYPDLAIAGVTKTATGYDVQVQAKGSKPVPVDLTVTFADNTTQKFHRTISVWETGATSVTVPVATKQPVTRVTLGSTLVPDSYPKDNVWEGK